In the genome of Penaeus vannamei isolate JL-2024 chromosome 26, ASM4276789v1, whole genome shotgun sequence, one region contains:
- the LOC113824828 gene encoding extracellular matrix protein A-like, with the protein MKPVILGLLMVLFAAAYLAQDINEQSQGCTDEEGCVEAAQGAGEPLNRVARQTHVCVKTPKKCLKNNGVCINLVDDCAGKKNDTLCNNDHCTCCQKHVCLNTPKKCSSNNGVCINLMDDCAGKKNDTLCNNDNCTCCQKHVCLNTPKKCSEKNGTCINLMDDCTGTKNDTLCNNGHCTCCIPA; encoded by the exons ATGAAGCCCGTAATTCTTGGTCTCTTGATGGTTCTCTTCGCCGCCGCATACCTGGCACAG GACATTAATGAACAAAGTCAAGGCTGCACTGACGAAGAAGGATGTGTCGAAGCTGCACAAG GCGCAGGAGAGCCACTGAACCGCGTTGCGAGACAGACACACGTGTGCGTCAAAACGCCAAAGAAATGTTTGAAGAACAATGGCGTGTGTATCAACCTCGTGGACGATTGTGCTGGGAAAAAGAATGACACCCTCTGCAACAATGACCACTGCACCTGTTGCCAGAAACACGTGTGCCTAAATACGCCCAAGAAGTGTTCCAGTAATAATGGCGTGTGCATCAACCTCATGGACGATTGTGCTGGAAAAAAGAATGACACCCTCTGCAACAATGACAACTGCACCTGTTGCCAGAAACACGTGTGCCTAAATACGCCCAAGAAATGTTCTGAGAAGAATGGCACATGTATAAACCTCATGGACGATTGTACTGGTACAAAGAATGACACCCTCTGCAACAACGGACACTGCACGTGTTGCATTCCAGCCTAA
- the LOC113824836 gene encoding sortilin-related receptor-like, which translates to MKPVILGLLMVLFAAAYLAQDINEQSQGCTDEEGCVEAAQGAGEPLHRVARQTNQCSQTDDDCKNLNGICIPNGDTCIGDTQKKLCGDEDCTCCKKHVCVQTPNQCLKNNGVCINLMDDCAGKKNDTLCNNDHCTCCQKHVCLNTPKKCSSNNGVCINLMDDCAGKKNDTLCNNDNCTCCQKHVCLNTPKKCSEKNGTCINLMDDCAGTKNDTLCNNGHCTCCIPA; encoded by the exons ATGAAGCCCGTAATTCTTGGTCTCTTGATGGTTCTCTTCGCCGCCGCATACCTGGCACAG GACATTAATGAACAAAGTCAAGGCTGCACTGACGAAGAAGGATGTGTCGAGGCTGCACAAG GCGCAGGAGAGCCACTGCACCGCGTTGCGAGACAGACCAACCAGTGTTCACAAACTGACGACGACTGTAAAAACCTCAACGGAATTTGCATTCCTAATGGGGATACCTGTATCGGCGACACGCAGAAAAAATTGTGTGGCGATGAAGATTGCACCTGCTGCAAGAAACACGTGTGCGTCCAAACGCCAAATCAATGTTTGAAGAACAATGGCGTGTGTATCAACCTCATGGACGATTGTGCTGGGAAAAAGAATGACACCCTCTGCAACAATGACCACTGCACCTGTTGCCAGAAACACGTGTGCCTAAATACGCCCAAGAAGTGTTCCAGTAATAATGGCGTGTGCATCAACCTCATGGACGATTGTGCTGGGAAAAAGAATGACACCCTCTGCAACAATGACAACTGCACCTGTTGCCAGAAACACGTGTGCCTAAATACGCCCAAGAAATGTTCTGAGAAGAATGGCACATGTATAAACCTCATGGACGATTGTGCTGGTACAAAGAATGACACCCTCTGCAACAACGGACACTGCACGTGTTGCATTCCAGCCTAA
- the LOC113824826 gene encoding sortilin-related receptor-like, with translation MKPVILGLLMVLFAAAYLAQDINEQSQGCTDEEGCVEAAQGAGEPLHRVARQTNQCSQTDDDCKNLNGICIPNGDTCIGDTQKKLCGDEDCTCCKKHVCVQTPKKCLKNNGVCINLMDDCAGKKNDTLCNNDHCTCCQKHVCLNTPKKCSSNNGVCINLMDDCAGKKNDTLCNNDNCTCCQKHVCLNTPKTCSEKNGTCINLMDDCAGTRNDTLCNNGYCTCCIPA, from the exons ATGAAGCCCGTAATTCTTGGTCTCTTGATGGTTCTCTTCGCCGCCGCATACCTGGCACAG GACATTAATGAACAAAGTCAAGGCTGCACTGACGAAGAAGGATGTGTCGAGGCTGCACAAG GCGCAGGAGAGCCACTGCACCGCGTTGCGAGACAGACCAACCAGTGTTCACAAACTGACGACGACTGTAAAAACCTCAACGGAATTTGCATTCCTAATGGGGATACCTGTATCGGCGACACGCAGAAAAAATTGTGTGGCGATGAAGATTGCACCTGCTGCAAGAAACACGTGTGCGTCCAAACGCCAAAGAAATGTTTGAAGAACAATGGCGTGTGTATCAACCTCATGGACGATTGTGCTGGGAAAAAGAATGACACCCTCTGCAACAATGACCACTGCACCTGTTGCCAGAAACACGTGTGCCTAAATACGCCCAAGAAGTGTTCCAGTAATAATGGCGTGTGCATCAACCTCATGGACGATTGTGCTGGGAAAAAGAATGACACCCTCTGCAACAATGACAACTGCACCTGTTGCCAGAAACACGTGTGCCTAAATACGCCCAAGACGTGTTCTGAGAAGAATGGCACATGTATAAACCTCATGGACGATTGTGCTGGTACAAGGAATGACACCCTCTGCAACAACGGATACTGCACGTGTTGCATTCCAGCATAG